A portion of the Paucilactobacillus hokkaidonensis JCM 18461 genome contains these proteins:
- a CDS encoding DUF1934 domain-containing protein yields the protein MAVQVKLKTTIVQDDEKQQFDFDEPGQLVQLQDIYYLRYQEGTKKIPVTFKFDTDGDIYLTRNATNRTRFQFSPNQTFETHYQSEYGLIKLAVKTLKILQEVDFKAGQGKIAIDYQLLSQNQLLGMYQIRLQFNA from the coding sequence ATGGCCGTGCAGGTTAAATTAAAAACAACAATTGTCCAAGATGACGAAAAACAACAGTTTGATTTTGATGAACCTGGACAATTAGTTCAGTTGCAAGATATTTACTATCTTCGTTACCAAGAAGGAACGAAAAAAATACCGGTAACATTTAAATTTGATACTGATGGAGATATTTATTTGACGCGTAATGCCACTAATCGTACTCGGTTTCAGTTTAGTCCTAATCAAACGTTTGAAACGCATTACCAGAGTGAATATGGGCTCATTAAGTTGGCTGTTAAAACGCTGAAAATTTTGCAAGAAGTCGATTTTAAAGCTGGGCAGGGGAAAATAGCAATAGATTATCAGTTATTATCTCAAAATCAGCTGCTTGGAATGTATCAAATAAGATTGCAATTTAACGCATAA
- a CDS encoding lipoate--protein ligase family protein, whose translation MENNIDSHRIEVLDQQLKPTDNLASFAYTNALLRLLAHINYPIIHFWTLEDTLILGLADQRLPYLKDALNFLEQQSYHYFIRNSGGLAVISNAGILNVSIFLPQVNTTMSIDESYQEMTDLINAAFPELNLNALEIDHSYCPGKFDLSVNGQKIGGMSQRRNQNGVVIMLYLSITGNQPARGELVANFYAHGLQTAENKWNFPDVWPQTMTNIDDLLNQPLTVAAAKQRILAVLKKQSINIGTQALQQSMQQPEFQTFLEYETIQMQQRQTKLKGDD comes from the coding sequence ATGGAAAATAATATTGATTCTCATCGAATTGAGGTTTTAGATCAACAACTTAAGCCAACAGACAATCTAGCATCATTCGCCTATACAAACGCGTTGCTCCGCCTTTTGGCCCACATTAACTACCCGATCATCCATTTTTGGACGTTGGAGGATACCTTAATTTTGGGACTAGCTGACCAGCGATTACCATATTTAAAAGACGCCCTAAATTTCTTGGAACAACAAAGTTATCATTATTTTATTCGTAATTCTGGTGGACTAGCTGTGATTAGTAATGCTGGCATCCTAAATGTTTCCATATTTTTACCTCAGGTGAACACAACCATGAGTATCGATGAATCTTATCAGGAAATGACTGATTTAATTAACGCAGCATTCCCTGAATTAAATTTGAATGCCCTTGAAATTGACCATTCTTACTGTCCTGGCAAATTCGATTTAAGTGTTAATGGTCAAAAAATCGGTGGCATGTCCCAACGTCGGAATCAAAATGGCGTAGTCATTATGCTATATCTGAGTATTACTGGCAATCAGCCCGCACGCGGAGAATTGGTCGCTAATTTTTATGCTCACGGTTTACAGACCGCTGAAAACAAATGGAATTTCCCAGATGTATGGCCACAAACGATGACTAATATTGACGATTTATTAAATCAACCACTGACAGTAGCTGCAGCCAAGCAAAGAATTCTAGCCGTCCTAAAAAAGCAGTCTATTAACATCGGGACACAAGCACTACAACAATCAATGCAACAACCAGAATTCCAAACTTTCTTAGAATATGAAACTATTCAAATGCAACAGCGACAAACTAAACTTAAAGGTGATGACTAA
- a CDS encoding UDP-N-acetylglucosamine 1-carboxyvinyltransferase, translating into MKSMIIQGGNRLSGEITIGGAKNSTVALIPAAILADTPVQFDTVPDILDVHNLMIILESMNVHSSFTHGVLNIDPTQIIESELPSKAIKSLRASYYFMGALLGRFHKAVLTFPGGDNIGPRPIDQHIKAFKAMGAQVVEDHGTVNITAENGLHGARIFMDMVSVGATINSVLAAVRADGTTIIENAAREPEIIDVATFLNNMGAKIRGVGTDVIRIEGVDSLRSMNTHTIIPDRIEAGTYLSLAAAAGDGITLHNIIPEHLESFTSKLIEMGVKLEIGEDSIFVPASGELQAINVKTLPFPGFATDLQQPLTPLLACAKGVSMIVDTIYPQRVKHIPELKKMGLEISVQKNVILVEHSTNLHGAEVEAGEIRAGASLMIAGLMATGQTVITHADNILRGYDRIVWKLNRLNADVHIEDESGVEVME; encoded by the coding sequence ATGAAAAGTATGATCATTCAGGGAGGAAACCGGCTTTCCGGTGAAATAACGATCGGTGGTGCTAAAAATAGTACAGTGGCATTGATCCCTGCTGCTATCTTGGCCGATACTCCCGTACAATTTGATACGGTACCAGATATTTTGGATGTTCATAATTTAATGATCATTTTGGAATCAATGAATGTACATTCCAGCTTTACACATGGTGTACTTAATATTGATCCAACTCAAATTATCGAAAGTGAGTTACCTAGTAAAGCAATTAAAAGTTTGAGAGCGTCGTATTATTTCATGGGTGCGCTACTTGGACGATTTCATAAGGCAGTTCTGACATTTCCGGGTGGAGATAATATTGGCCCACGACCAATTGATCAACACATTAAGGCATTTAAAGCAATGGGTGCTCAGGTAGTTGAAGACCATGGAACGGTTAACATTACTGCGGAAAATGGGTTACATGGTGCCAGAATATTTATGGATATGGTTTCCGTTGGGGCCACGATTAACAGTGTTTTGGCAGCGGTACGAGCTGATGGTACCACGATTATTGAAAATGCAGCGCGCGAACCTGAAATTATCGATGTGGCGACCTTTCTTAATAATATGGGCGCTAAAATTCGTGGTGTTGGAACCGATGTAATTAGAATTGAAGGTGTCGATTCATTACGTTCAATGAATACGCACACGATTATTCCAGATCGGATTGAAGCCGGCACCTATCTGTCTTTGGCTGCTGCGGCCGGGGATGGAATTACACTACACAATATCATTCCCGAACATTTAGAGTCGTTTACTAGTAAGTTGATCGAAATGGGTGTTAAATTAGAGATCGGCGAAGACAGTATTTTTGTACCTGCTAGTGGTGAGTTACAGGCAATTAATGTTAAGACATTGCCATTTCCTGGGTTTGCTACTGATTTACAACAGCCACTTACACCGTTACTGGCGTGTGCAAAGGGCGTCAGTATGATTGTTGATACTATTTACCCACAACGAGTTAAACATATCCCAGAACTTAAAAAAATGGGATTAGAGATTTCGGTACAAAAAAATGTGATTTTAGTTGAACATTCAACGAATTTACATGGCGCCGAGGTTGAAGCAGGAGAGATCCGTGCAGGTGCATCCTTAATGATCGCAGGGTTGATGGCAACTGGTCAGACCGTTATTACACATGCAGATAACATTTTGCGTGGCTACGATAGGATTGTCTGGAAATTGAATCGATTAAATGCTGATGTGCACATTGAGGATGAATCTGGTGTGGAAGTAATGGAATAA
- the rpoE gene encoding DNA-directed RNA polymerase subunit delta, with protein MDLKVFKGQDKSELSMIEVAHAILAQHGDAMSFVDLANEVQQYLGKSDEEIRERLSQFYTDLNVDGSFISLGDNTWGLRAWYPFESIDEATIHEDEEDQPKRKKRKKVNAFLVDAGDDDDVIDYDDDDPEDQDLTGDDDDDSFGKDDDDFDADDDTENPDVEEDVPADGIEGQLAELADDEDFGTNDDDDDDDEDNK; from the coding sequence TTGGATTTAAAAGTTTTTAAGGGCCAAGACAAATCAGAGCTTTCAATGATTGAAGTCGCACACGCCATTTTAGCACAACATGGCGATGCTATGTCTTTTGTTGATCTGGCTAATGAAGTTCAGCAATATTTGGGTAAGAGCGATGAGGAAATCAGAGAACGCCTGTCACAATTTTATACTGATTTAAATGTCGACGGCAGTTTTATTTCCCTTGGTGACAATACATGGGGCCTACGGGCATGGTATCCATTCGAATCAATTGATGAAGCAACTATTCATGAAGACGAAGAGGATCAACCAAAACGTAAAAAACGCAAGAAGGTTAATGCCTTTTTAGTTGATGCTGGCGACGACGATGATGTGATCGACTATGACGATGATGATCCTGAAGATCAAGATTTGACTGGCGATGACGATGATGACAGTTTTGGTAAAGATGACGATGATTTTGATGCGGATGACGATACAGAAAATCCGGATGTCGAAGAAGATGTTCCAGCTGATGGAATTGAAGGTCAATTAGCCGAACTGGCAGACGATGAAGATTTTGGTACTAATGATGACGACGATGACGATGACGAAGATAATAAGTAA
- a CDS encoding CTP synthase: MTKYIFVTGGVVSSLGKGIVAASLGRLLKNRGLKITIQKFDPYINVDPGTMSPYQHGEVFVTDDGTETDLDLGHYERFIDINLNKYSNVTTGKIYSQVLQKERHGDYLGATVQVIPHITDAIKEKILRAGTSTDADIVITEIGGTVGDIESLPFMEALRQMKRDVGSENVLYIHTTLIPILHAAGEMKTKPTQHSVKELRGLGIQPNILVVRTEKAITEDMRKKIALFCDVDPEAVIESRDVDILYQIPLNLQKQNMDQIVCDQLNVTAPKADMGDWQEMVKHIGQLNKTIKISMVGKYTDLQDAYISVNEALRHAGYPVNAKVEITHLNSEDVNEQNVDELLQDAEGILVPGGFGTRGIEGKITAIKYAREHDVPYLGICLGMQMACVEFARDVVGLKDANSTEINPETPFNVIDLMPDQENVENLGGTQRLGSYPCQLKPATVAAAAYDGTELIHERHRHRYEFNNKFREQLADHGMVFSGTSPDNRLVEVIELPKQKFFVAAQYHPEFLSRPNRPEGLFRAFIKAASEMV; this comes from the coding sequence ATGACAAAATATATTTTTGTAACCGGTGGTGTGGTTTCATCACTAGGAAAAGGAATTGTAGCGGCATCGCTTGGACGCTTGCTAAAAAATCGAGGTTTAAAGATCACGATTCAAAAATTTGATCCATATATTAATGTTGACCCAGGGACCATGAGTCCTTATCAACATGGAGAAGTTTTTGTCACTGATGATGGTACAGAAACAGATTTGGATTTGGGCCATTACGAACGCTTTATTGATATTAATTTGAACAAGTATTCAAACGTTACAACTGGGAAAATTTATTCACAAGTGCTGCAAAAAGAGCGTCATGGTGATTATTTAGGAGCAACAGTCCAAGTGATTCCACACATTACTGATGCGATTAAAGAAAAAATTCTACGAGCAGGGACAAGTACGGATGCCGATATTGTAATCACTGAAATTGGTGGTACAGTCGGTGATATTGAGTCACTACCATTTATGGAAGCATTGCGTCAAATGAAGCGCGACGTGGGTTCAGAAAATGTATTGTACATCCACACAACGCTAATTCCAATTTTACATGCGGCTGGTGAAATGAAAACTAAGCCAACACAACATAGTGTCAAAGAATTACGTGGATTGGGAATTCAGCCAAATATTTTGGTTGTGCGAACTGAAAAAGCAATTACAGAAGATATGCGTAAAAAAATTGCATTATTTTGTGATGTTGATCCAGAAGCTGTGATTGAATCACGTGACGTTGATATTCTTTATCAAATCCCGTTGAATCTACAAAAACAGAATATGGATCAAATTGTGTGTGATCAACTAAATGTGACCGCTCCAAAAGCCGATATGGGTGATTGGCAGGAAATGGTTAAACATATTGGTCAATTAAATAAGACCATTAAAATTTCAATGGTTGGTAAGTACACAGATTTACAGGATGCTTATATTTCAGTTAACGAAGCATTACGCCATGCAGGATATCCAGTTAACGCAAAGGTTGAGATTACCCATTTGAATTCCGAAGACGTCAACGAACAAAACGTCGATGAACTATTACAAGATGCTGAGGGAATTTTAGTTCCTGGTGGTTTTGGAACACGGGGGATTGAAGGTAAGATTACCGCAATTAAATATGCACGTGAACATGATGTCCCTTATTTGGGGATTTGTCTGGGGATGCAAATGGCATGCGTCGAATTTGCACGTGACGTAGTTGGGTTAAAGGATGCAAATTCGACTGAAATTAATCCGGAAACACCATTTAACGTGATTGATTTGATGCCGGATCAAGAAAACGTTGAAAACTTAGGTGGAACCCAGCGACTTGGATCATATCCATGTCAATTAAAACCAGCTACTGTTGCCGCTGCGGCGTATGATGGTACTGAATTAATTCATGAACGTCATCGTCATCGCTATGAATTTAACAATAAATTTAGAGAACAACTTGCAGATCACGGTATGGTATTTTCAGGAACTTCACCGGATAATCGTTTGGTTGAAGTGATAGAATTACCAAAACAGAAATTTTTTGTGGCTGCTCAATATCATCCAGAATTTCTGTCGCGGCCTAATCGTCCAGAGGGATTGTTTAGAGCATTTATTAAAGCGGCCAGTGAAATGGTTTAA
- a CDS encoding MFS transporter: MKAIKQKMFRPRATWEKNLIVLWFSVFMAGMAFSEIMPFMSLYVDTLGTFTKSQLNLYSGLVFAVTYLVTAVVSPLWGRLADKHGRKIMILRASAGMAIVLGLMGLVTNVWQLMGLRFIQGIFSGYISNANALIATETPKEKSGRALGTLMAGTTGGNLLGPLLGGTLASIFSYRITFFITGGLLGIVFIMSLLFVHETDFKPAASKDLFSTRGVLKALKDPQMIFGMLLTTLIIQASNNSITPIISLYVRELMHGNGNVTFTSGIIAAIPGIATMAAAPKLGALGDRIGTERILTIGFIMAICFFIPTAFVTNVWQLGILRFLIGLSDATMIPQVQTLLAKNTPVMVTGRVFSWNQSFQAIGNIIGPLLGAVVAGWFDYSGVFLSTALLVFMNFLLFRVNVANKARSANSHG, translated from the coding sequence ATGAAAGCAATTAAGCAAAAAATGTTTCGGCCACGTGCAACCTGGGAGAAAAACCTTATTGTTTTATGGTTCAGTGTTTTTATGGCTGGCATGGCTTTTTCAGAAATCATGCCTTTTATGTCACTTTACGTGGATACATTAGGAACATTCACTAAAAGCCAATTGAATCTATATTCTGGTTTAGTATTTGCCGTTACATATTTAGTAACTGCTGTTGTTTCACCACTTTGGGGCAGACTAGCTGATAAGCATGGCCGTAAAATTATGATTCTGCGTGCTTCGGCTGGAATGGCAATTGTCCTTGGCTTAATGGGTTTGGTCACTAACGTGTGGCAGTTAATGGGACTGCGGTTCATCCAAGGTATCTTCTCCGGATATATTAGTAACGCCAACGCTTTAATTGCAACTGAAACGCCGAAAGAAAAGAGTGGGCGTGCTTTAGGCACCTTGATGGCCGGTACAACCGGTGGTAATCTACTTGGCCCTTTACTTGGCGGAACATTAGCTTCAATCTTTAGCTACCGAATAACTTTTTTTATTACCGGAGGATTACTCGGGATCGTTTTCATTATGAGTTTACTATTTGTGCACGAAACAGACTTCAAGCCGGCTGCCAGCAAAGATTTATTCAGTACTCGAGGCGTATTAAAAGCACTTAAGGATCCCCAAATGATTTTTGGCATGCTTTTGACAACCTTAATCATTCAAGCTTCCAATAATTCAATTACTCCTATTATTTCACTGTATGTGCGTGAATTAATGCACGGCAATGGTAACGTCACTTTCACAAGTGGAATCATCGCGGCAATTCCCGGAATTGCTACAATGGCGGCAGCTCCTAAACTAGGCGCTTTAGGGGATCGTATTGGTACCGAACGAATACTAACCATTGGCTTTATCATGGCAATTTGTTTTTTCATCCCGACCGCCTTTGTCACTAATGTCTGGCAATTGGGAATTCTGCGATTCTTAATTGGGCTCTCAGATGCAACCATGATTCCGCAGGTTCAAACATTACTGGCAAAAAACACGCCTGTAATGGTGACTGGACGTGTTTTCAGTTGGAACCAAAGTTTTCAAGCAATCGGAAACATCATCGGTCCGTTACTAGGAGCAGTTGTGGCAGGATGGTTTGATTATAGTGGTGTGTTCTTGTCCACCGCATTATTAGTTTTCATGAACTTTTTGTTGTTCAGGGTTAACGTAGCAAACAAAGCAAGGAGTGCGAACAGCCACGGTTAG
- a CDS encoding type B 50S ribosomal protein L31: MKQGIHPDYHLVVFEDSSTGFKFVSGSTATSKESVKWEDGNEYPLIRVEVTSDSHPFYTGKQKFTQADGAVDRFNKKYGLKD; this comes from the coding sequence ATGAAACAAGGAATTCATCCAGATTATCACTTAGTTGTGTTTGAAGATTCATCAACAGGCTTTAAGTTTGTTTCTGGCTCAACAGCCACTTCTAAGGAATCAGTTAAATGGGAAGACGGTAACGAATATCCACTTATTCGGGTTGAAGTTACATCAGATTCACATCCATTCTATACTGGTAAGCAAAAGTTTACTCAGGCCGATGGTGCTGTGGATCGTTTCAACAAGAAATATGGTCTCAAAGACTAA